A genomic stretch from Eubacterium sulci ATCC 35585 includes:
- a CDS encoding NAD(FAD)-utilizing dehydrogenase, which translates to MYRISQIKLALNEPKELLVKKIEKKLSNNVKIKEYKIVKESIDARDKSDIRFVYTVDFDVEQRQGARKITLKPDHKKILSIAPDMSYKAPEPGVRELKHRPVIAGFGPCGIFCALILAQQGYRPIVLERGKCVSERAEDVQNFWNGGALNTESNVQFGEGGAGTFSDGKLTTGIKDPRIHKVLSEFVSAGAPEEILYKNKPHIGTDLLRDVVANIREEIIRLGGEIRFSSKLVGIDAPSGKIKAIKAEDVLTGESYTLETENLVLAIGHSARDTFRYAHELGIEMSAKPFSIGVRIEHPQKMVDEAQYGKTKGLPPAEYKLSHRCENGRGVYTFCMCPGGEVIMSSSQEGGVVTNGMSNHKRDSGTANSGLLVDVRVSDFDSDNALAGVEFQEKYERLAYKNSGGRYAFPKTCWSKFRDGDKDAKAVIDSLPSFAVESIREAMPYLGRKLKGFDDDNAVMKAVETRSSSPVRFFRDDRLQGSIKGLYPAGEGAGYAGGITSAACDGIKVAEKIIEEFCFKA; encoded by the coding sequence GTGTATAGAATTAGCCAGATAAAGCTCGCGCTAAACGAGCCTAAGGAGCTTCTCGTAAAGAAAATAGAGAAGAAGCTTTCAAACAATGTAAAGATAAAGGAATATAAGATTGTAAAGGAGTCGATAGACGCTAGAGACAAGAGCGATATCAGATTTGTCTATACGGTCGACTTTGATGTAGAGCAAAGGCAGGGCGCAAGGAAAATAACGCTAAAGCCTGACCATAAGAAGATTCTTTCTATAGCGCCTGACATGAGCTATAAAGCACCTGAGCCTGGCGTGCGTGAGCTAAAGCATAGGCCAGTTATTGCAGGCTTTGGGCCATGCGGAATCTTTTGTGCTTTGATACTTGCTCAGCAGGGATATAGACCGATAGTTCTCGAGAGAGGAAAGTGCGTGAGCGAAAGAGCTGAGGATGTGCAAAACTTCTGGAATGGCGGAGCGCTAAACACAGAGTCAAATGTTCAGTTTGGCGAGGGTGGTGCTGGAACTTTTTCTGACGGCAAGCTTACGACCGGAATCAAGGACCCGAGAATCCATAAAGTCCTAAGTGAATTTGTAAGCGCCGGTGCACCAGAGGAAATACTTTACAAGAATAAGCCGCACATAGGAACAGACCTTCTCAGAGATGTGGTCGCAAATATACGCGAGGAGATAATTCGACTCGGCGGTGAGATTAGATTTTCGAGTAAGCTAGTCGGCATAGACGCGCCATCGGGGAAAATCAAAGCCATCAAAGCTGAGGATGTTTTGACTGGGGAAAGCTACACACTAGAAACAGAAAATCTAGTACTTGCCATAGGCCACAGCGCAAGGGACACCTTTAGGTATGCGCACGAGCTAGGCATTGAGATGTCAGCGAAGCCGTTTTCCATAGGAGTGAGAATAGAGCACCCACAGAAGATGGTAGATGAGGCTCAGTATGGCAAAACCAAGGGTCTTCCACCTGCAGAGTATAAGCTATCTCATCGCTGTGAAAACGGAAGGGGTGTTTATACATTTTGCATGTGCCCAGGTGGTGAGGTCATAATGTCTTCTTCTCAAGAGGGTGGTGTTGTAACAAACGGCATGAGTAATCACAAGCGTGACAGTGGAACAGCTAACAGCGGACTTCTTGTTGATGTTAGGGTTTCTGATTTTGATAGTGATAATGCACTGGCTGGAGTAGAGTTTCAGGAAAAGTACGAGAGGCTCGCTTACAAAAACAGTGGCGGAAGATATGCCTTCCCTAAGACCTGCTGGTCAAAGTTCAGAGATGGAGATAAAGATGCGAAGGCTGTGATTGACTCGCTCCCTAGCTTTGCTGTTGAGTCTATTAGAGAGGCCATGCCATATCTAGGAAGAAAGCTAAAGGGCTTTGACGATGATAATGCAGTGATGAAGGCGGTAGAGACGAGAAGCTCTTCGCCAGTTAGATTTTTTAGAGACGATAGGCTTCAGGGAAGCATCAAAGGGCTTTACCCTGCAGGTGAGGGCGCAGGATATGCTGGCGGCATAACGAGTGCAGCCTGCGATGGTATAAAGGTTGCTGAGAAAATTATCGAGGAATTTTGTTTCAAGGCCTAG
- a CDS encoding ABC transporter substrate-binding protein encodes MKNIIKQLRKEAGLRQEDMANELGVSRQTIVAIENDKYNPTLELAMKIAKFLKLHVEDVFFLDD; translated from the coding sequence ATGAAAAATATAATAAAACAGTTAAGAAAAGAAGCAGGGCTCAGGCAAGAGGATATGGCTAATGAACTAGGAGTCAGCAGACAGACCATAGTTGCTATTGAAAATGACAAATACAATCCTACACTTGAGCTCGCAATGAAAATAGCGAAATTTCTCAAGCTCCATGTAGAGGATGTATTCTTTTTAGATGATTAG
- a CDS encoding membrane protein, translating to MENRKKITTQELVITALFIAMVYVATWLINIRLPLAGSGGLIHLGNVPLFIGAMLFGRRTGALAGACGMGLFDIMSGWGAWAPFTFVIVGLMGYTVGYFAEKKPIKNAFANSLVSLVLALVIKLVGYYFAEVILTGNWIAPFGSVPGNIAQVGFAIVVALLVAPVLKLATRKVPGSIECTR from the coding sequence ATGGAAAATAGAAAAAAAATAACAACACAAGAGCTCGTAATTACAGCACTTTTCATCGCAATGGTCTATGTTGCAACATGGCTAATTAATATCAGACTTCCACTTGCAGGAAGTGGCGGACTAATCCACCTTGGCAACGTACCTCTATTCATTGGAGCTATGCTCTTTGGTAGAAGGACAGGAGCATTAGCAGGTGCTTGCGGAATGGGACTCTTTGACATAATGAGCGGATGGGGTGCATGGGCGCCATTCACATTCGTAATCGTTGGACTCATGGGATATACAGTTGGATATTTCGCAGAGAAAAAGCCAATCAAGAACGCATTTGCGAATAGCCTTGTTTCCCTAGTTTTAGCGCTAGTTATCAAACTAGTTGGCTACTACTTTGCAGAGGTTATATTAACCGGAAACTGGATAGCCCCATTTGGATCGGTGCCTGGCAATATCGCACAGGTTGGATTTGCTATAGTTGTAGCACTTCTAGTGGCACCAGTTTTGAAGCTAGCAACAAGGAAGGTACCTGGTAGCATAGAATGTACAAGATAA
- a CDS encoding serine-pyruvate aminotransferase/archaeal aspartate aminotransferase, which yields MYKIMTAGPTQVRENVRLERSKEFTNPDIDPKFFDFYKETCELLSKAMHTDTKAFILGGEGILGLEAACASLTEEGDRVLVIDNGIFGKGFADFVSMYGGEPVLFSSDYRNPVNVDELRDFLSKDSNFKYATVVHCDTPSGVMNDVESISKLFDEFGILTVCDSVAGMFGEPLDLSNSKIDILCGGSQKALSAPPGLTMVWVSDRAFEAMQNRKTPIKAFYANLLFIKDYYENQWFPYTMPASDIMGLRVAIDNYLEDADFQNRHKQLAKATRNAVEKAGLKLYLESGYSNNVTVIEIPEGITEDEILSGLRDEFGILISGCFDVLKGKVVRIGHMGENANKEDLAQTLEALQKVLEARGIKLACNMRDEFLLAC from the coding sequence ATGTACAAGATAATGACAGCAGGACCTACACAGGTCAGAGAAAATGTAAGATTAGAAAGAAGCAAGGAGTTTACGAATCCAGATATAGACCCTAAGTTCTTTGACTTCTATAAGGAAACTTGTGAGCTTCTATCAAAGGCAATGCACACTGATACCAAAGCCTTCATCCTAGGTGGAGAAGGAATACTAGGCCTAGAGGCTGCCTGTGCTTCTTTAACTGAAGAAGGCGACAGAGTACTCGTAATAGATAATGGAATTTTTGGCAAGGGCTTTGCTGATTTTGTTAGCATGTACGGCGGAGAGCCAGTGCTATTTAGCAGTGACTATAGAAATCCAGTTAATGTAGATGAGCTTAGAGATTTCCTATCAAAGGATAGTAACTTTAAGTATGCAACCGTGGTTCACTGCGACACGCCAAGCGGAGTTATGAACGATGTCGAAAGCATAAGTAAGCTCTTTGATGAGTTTGGAATTTTGACAGTCTGTGACTCAGTAGCAGGAATGTTTGGAGAGCCACTAGATCTTAGTAATTCTAAGATAGATATACTATGTGGGGGTTCGCAGAAGGCGCTTTCAGCTCCTCCAGGACTTACTATGGTTTGGGTTAGTGACAGGGCTTTTGAGGCAATGCAAAACCGTAAAACTCCTATCAAAGCTTTCTATGCAAACCTCCTTTTTATCAAGGACTACTACGAAAACCAGTGGTTCCCATATACGATGCCGGCAAGCGACATCATGGGACTAAGAGTTGCGATAGATAATTATCTTGAGGATGCAGATTTTCAGAATAGACATAAGCAGCTTGCAAAGGCAACAAGAAATGCAGTAGAAAAGGCGGGGCTTAAGCTCTATCTAGAAAGCGGATATTCTAACAATGTGACAGTAATCGAAATTCCTGAAGGAATTACAGAGGATGAGATTTTGAGCGGGCTTAGAGATGAGTTTGGCATTTTGATAAGCGGATGCTTTGATGTGCTCAAAGGCAAGGTTGTTAGAATCGGTCACATGGGCGAAAATGCAAACAAGGAAGACCTTGCACAGACGCTCGAAGCGCTACAGAAGGTTCTTGAGGCACGTGGTATCAAGCTTGCATGCAATATGAGGGATGAATTTTTATTGGCTTGCTAA
- a CDS encoding small multidrug export protein, whose amino-acid sequence MLKNYVYLFFMSMLPMAELRVAVPFSQARDLPVIESLLICMIGNMIPVPFIYLFARKILTWGCERPFIWKPCRFFLSKGEKAGHKLTQKSDRGVFIALLLFVGIPIPGTGAWTGTLAASILDIDFKKTVLSVTLGVALAGVIMMIASVVGVNIFN is encoded by the coding sequence ATGCTAAAAAACTACGTTTATTTGTTTTTTATGTCTATGCTCCCCATGGCTGAACTTAGAGTTGCAGTGCCATTTTCTCAGGCGCGCGACCTGCCAGTCATAGAGTCTTTACTCATATGCATGATAGGTAACATGATACCAGTTCCATTTATCTACCTATTTGCCAGAAAGATTCTAACCTGGGGATGCGAAAGACCTTTTATATGGAAGCCGTGTCGTTTCTTCCTGAGCAAAGGAGAGAAGGCTGGACACAAGCTTACGCAGAAGAGCGATAGAGGTGTATTTATCGCGCTTTTGTTGTTTGTAGGCATTCCTATTCCGGGAACAGGTGCTTGGACAGGAACACTTGCAGCAAGCATACTTGATATAGATTTTAAGAAGACGGTGCTTTCAGTTACGCTAGGCGTTGCGCTTGCAGGTGTAATTATGATGATTGCAAGCGTCGTTGGAGTAAATATTTTTAACTAA
- a CDS encoding DNA mismatch repair protein MutT: MTASFDEIRSKMSTLCYIERDEKYLMMHRVLKENDVNKDKWIGVGGHFEHAESPEECLLREVYEETGYRLCDYRFRGIITFVYGKKGKETIEYMHLFTAQNVIGEPKACDEGVLEWVPKSKLMELELWEGDKIFLRLLDEREDFFSLKLVYNEEDKLIECVLDGKALN, encoded by the coding sequence ATGACAGCAAGTTTTGATGAGATAAGATCAAAGATGAGCACTTTGTGCTACATAGAGCGAGATGAAAAATATCTGATGATGCATAGGGTCCTCAAGGAAAACGATGTAAATAAGGACAAGTGGATAGGTGTCGGCGGACATTTTGAGCATGCAGAAAGTCCAGAAGAATGCCTGCTTCGTGAGGTATATGAGGAGACGGGATATAGACTTTGCGACTATAGATTTAGGGGGATTATCACCTTTGTTTATGGTAAGAAGGGTAAGGAAACCATAGAGTACATGCATCTTTTCACTGCACAGAACGTGATAGGAGAACCAAAGGCCTGCGACGAGGGCGTTCTAGAGTGGGTGCCTAAATCAAAGCTTATGGAACTTGAGCTCTGGGAAGGCGATAAGATTTTCTTAAGGCTCTTAGATGAAAGAGAGGATTTCTTTTCGCTCAAGCTAGTTTATAATGAAGAGGATAAGCTTATCGAGTGCGTGCTTGACGGAAAAGCGCTAAACTAA
- a CDS encoding integrase encodes MYWQKRINRENPDKEIEEKILEIRELNKDYGYRRMLAELRNQGYSINKKKVQRIMQKLGLQVTSFTRKSRKYSSYKGKVGTVAPNRIKRRFNTHIPHQKITTDTTEFKYYEVDSKGHMTMHKLYLDPFMDMCNGEILSYGIDKHPSAKNIMDALEHAIAITSDCPYRRTFHSDQGWAYQMKAYSHRLNEERIFQSMSRKGNCRDNSVMENFFGLLKQEIYYGVVYYSYEELKLEIKRYIKYYNEQRIKEKLGWMSPVQYRQSLLAA; translated from the coding sequence ATGTATTGGCAAAAAAGAATTAATAGAGAAAATCCTGACAAAGAAATCGAGGAAAAGATACTTGAGATTCGAGAACTTAATAAGGATTATGGATATCGTCGAATGTTAGCAGAATTAAGAAATCAAGGCTATAGCATTAATAAAAAGAAAGTACAACGTATAATGCAGAAGCTAGGTTTACAGGTTACATCGTTCACTCGCAAAAGTCGGAAATACAGTTCTTACAAGGGAAAAGTCGGAACTGTTGCTCCTAATCGAATAAAGAGACGGTTTAACACACATATCCCACATCAGAAGATTACAACAGATACTACAGAGTTTAAGTACTATGAAGTAGATTCTAAAGGACATATGACAATGCATAAACTTTACTTGGATCCATTTATGGATATGTGCAATGGAGAAATCCTAAGTTATGGAATTGATAAACATCCTTCAGCTAAGAACATCATGGATGCCTTGGAACATGCAATTGCAATAACTTCTGATTGCCCATATCGAAGAACATTCCACTCTGATCAAGGTTGGGCATATCAGATGAAGGCATACTCGCATCGTCTTAATGAAGAAAGAATTTTCCAAAGTATGTCACGCAAAGGAAACTGTCGTGACAACTCTGTTATGGAAAACTTCTTTGGTCTCCTTAAGCAAGAAATCTATTATGGTGTTGTTTATTATAGTTATGAAGAATTAAAGTTAGAAATAAAACGATACATTAAGTATTACAACGAGCAAAGAATAAAAGAAAAACTAGGATGGATGAGTCCTGTACAATACAGGCAAAGTCTCTTAGCTGCATAA
- a CDS encoding transposase yields MAKHSFEFKKKVVLEYLDGKGGTQYLSKKYGLGSNSQLRKWINAYSAFGDEGLRRSRNQIKYSFKKKISVVELYLSSEISYQDLAIREGISNPSMIVNWVNRFRAAGPDALRPRKKGRKKTLDKPKIDNKPIIQENSVIDTSAEHVKELEDELLKLRIENAFLKELRRLRLEDEAKMRERHSSSTASEENSN; encoded by the coding sequence ATGGCAAAACATAGTTTTGAATTCAAGAAGAAAGTTGTTTTAGAATATTTGGATGGCAAAGGGGGAACGCAATATCTTTCTAAAAAATATGGACTTGGTTCTAACTCACAGTTACGCAAATGGATTAATGCATATAGTGCGTTCGGTGATGAAGGATTAAGGCGTTCTCGTAATCAAATAAAATACTCTTTCAAAAAGAAGATTTCTGTTGTAGAGTTATATCTATCAAGTGAGATTTCATATCAAGACTTGGCGATTCGAGAAGGGATAAGCAATCCAAGTATGATTGTGAACTGGGTTAACCGATTTCGTGCTGCCGGTCCTGATGCTTTGAGACCTCGCAAGAAAGGTCGAAAGAAAACATTGGATAAACCTAAGATAGATAATAAACCAATAATTCAAGAAAACAGCGTTATCGACACCAGTGCCGAACACGTAAAAGAACTAGAGGATGAACTGCTTAAGCTAAGAATTGAGAATGCCTTTTTAAAAGAACTGAGGAGGTTGCGTTTAGAGGACGAGGCAAAAATGAGAGAACGGCACTCGTCATCAACAGCCTCCGAGGAGAATTCAAACTAA
- a CDS encoding thiol-disulfide isomerase, whose product MSVLTITNENFEQEVIKSDKPVIVDFWAAWCGPCKMLSPVVDQLAEELDGVKVGKINIDEQMDLAEKFNVSSIPCVVAFKNGEEVGRSVGLAPKQKLVDLLK is encoded by the coding sequence ATGTCAGTATTAACAATCACAAACGAAAACTTCGAGCAGGAAGTAATTAAGTCAGATAAGCCAGTTATCGTAGATTTTTGGGCAGCTTGGTGCGGACCATGCAAGATGCTCTCACCTGTTGTAGATCAGCTTGCCGAAGAGCTTGATGGCGTTAAGGTTGGAAAGATCAACATCGACGAGCAGATGGATCTTGCAGAGAAATTCAACGTTAGCTCAATTCCATGCGTAGTTGCATTCAAGAATGGCGAAGAAGTAGGCCGCTCAGTAGGACTTGCACCTAAGCAGAAACTAGTAGACCTTCTTAAATAA